The genomic segment TCCCGATTCCCGTAGGTCAGTTCAAAACGGGCCAGCGCCAGTTGCGTCCTTGCCAATTGCACGACAGGGCCGGAACGGACCAGGAAATGCAGACTTTTTTCCAGATAACCTTTAATTTGTTCAGTTGATTCCCCATTTGCGGCCGCGCGTTTTGCCAACAGCCGCATCAGAACCCCTTTAAGACAAATATTGAGGTCCTGCTTCACCCGTTGAACGGAACCATCAAAACCATATTCAGCCGGAATTTCGATATGGTGTTTATCGAATTCAAAGAGCATTTCAAGAACCCAGGGGAATACGGCGTAAGGACTGATAATCCTGGCAACCGCCGCCCCCCTTAACGCGCTCAGGAGTAAATCCCTGGCTTCCGGCAGATCCCCCTTTAAATAATGATAGTAGGACTTGAAAAGCCGGACCGCAAAAAGCCCGAGTTCGTTATGTTGCTGCGTACCTTCGGTCTCCGCAATGGTGAGATGGTGCAACGCTTCCTCGTTCTTATGAAAGGTCAGCAGCATATATCCCAGAACGGCTCTCAGCGTGGTTGCCACACTCGGTAGATTTTTTTGCACGGCGATGCGATGAAAAATGTCCATCAGATTGAACGCACGAGCAAATTGACCCAGCGCCATGGTGGTCAGGCAGAAGAATACAGGCGCAAATGGGTTGATGATTTTGTTTTCCGTATATCGGGACCATTCCGAAGCTCTTTCGTAGTGGATCATGGCTTGTTTGAAGTCGCCCTGCACAAAATAATAAAGACCTACAAATTCTGCCGATTGGAACAAAATATCTTCATCGCCCAACTCATCGACGATCTGCTTTCCGGCTGAAAACGCTTTTAAGAACTCCGTATTCATAAAGGATAAATAATAAAGTCTTCCCAGGTGAAGCAGGATCATTGCGTGAGACCGCCGGTCTCCAGAGGATTCGGAAACCAGAAGCAGTTTTCTTAAAAGCGGCTGTACCGCTGTAAACCCTTTCCCCATGGCGGCACTAAGGTTGGAAGCGGTGAGCGCATGGTCGATCAGTCGCTTTTCAATTTCTGAATGGCCGGGGTGCTTAAGATGGAATTTGATGACCTGGGACAGGTTGGCGATGGCGTCTTCCATATTCAGATGGTCTATCGCGGTTTTTGTCAAATTCAGTCGAATAGTGACAACCTCTTCGAATCGATTTGCCTTCATCAGCAGGGGGATTATCGCTGGCTGGCTCAACCGGGAGAGCCAGCCGGTGTCTTTGAGATGGACGAATATCTCAGAAACCCGGTCCGGTGAATTGAAAGATTGCAGCTTCGACAGCACATCGGAGGGAATGTCCGGGGCAAGCCCGAAATAATCATTCGCCGTTTTTTGAAGAAGGCCGTTGTGTTCCGCACGGCGAATAAGATCCAGCAGCTCGCTGGGCATCAAAGGGGCCATTTCCACCACGGCATCGATTGGCGCTATCCCCCCCAATGCTTCCACGGTAGCCAAGAATTTCCATTGCGCCTGAGAGAACCCGGGAAGTACGGAATTCATCATAACACCTTCGCTTTTTCGAAAAAGAAGACAATGTCTGTTGGTATGCCGACATTTAATGCATATAAACAAAGCGGTACGGCCCCTGTAAACCCTTAAGCCCCCCGCATACCGATTCAAGCCTACCCGAGAATTGTTCGTAATACAAATCGAATTTTAGAAATCATTGCGTTGGGTAATGAACATTCATATGGCGGATAACGGTCACATGCGGCTTTCTTCAACGGGGGCCTGCTAACCCGCACAACATATAAATTTACTGCATTTCTATCAGGTTAAGCATTTATAAGCGATGTTGGCACGTCTTTTGTATATTAAACCATAACCAAGTGATCGAATCAAACAAATGAAATCCGAACCACAAAACAACCTGTTGGGTCAGGGCAATCAAATTCATTAACATTGAAAGGAGTAAGAAATGAAGGAAAGATTAACACTTGAGAACTACACCGCTGAAAAAGACCACATCGTGCGAATGAGTCAGCATGAGCAATTCCCGGATATCAATATGACGGAGCAAGCCATTTTCGGCATGGCCGCCGGTATTTTGATGGATGCCATCTGGCAGCGGGTGTTGAAGGAAGAGTTCGGAAAACAGAAAATGGATGAGCTCGCATTGAAATTTTGGGAAATTATCGGGGAATATTCCTATCCCCTGGTACAGATGTTGCTCAAATTACCGCCTGAAAAAGATACGTGGGTACAAGTAAAGAAAGTGATCAAGGGCATTTATCGGGCTTATCTGGTGCCGCTCGACATCATTCAGGATGATGCGGACGCATTGGAGTTTCATATTTTGGCGTGTCCGTATGAATCGTATAAGGGGTTATTTGATGTCATCGAAAACGATTATGTCTGCCAAAACTGGAGAGATGTACATACGGCTTGGCTTTATGGACTTTGCAAAAGAGCCGGGCTGGCTGCGGAGATTCCGCTTTCCAATATGATAATGGACGGCGCGATTTGTTGCGGACAACAAACCTGTCATGTTATCGTGAAAAGAAAACGGCAATAAAACACACCCGGGCCGAAAGTCAAATCACCTCCGGCAAAGCCGGAGTCTTGAATTTGCTCCCGTAAATGTCAAACGCTGGTGAGTCCCCCGGCACGGCCGGGGGTTTATACCTAATGGCAAATTATTTGTGCATAACAGCGATAGCGCCATTCGGCGGATCGTTGGTTAACTTTCAACCGGATTAAACACATTCGGCTCGAAATTAAGCGTTGCGAAATGATCCGCAACCGTTTCGGCCCGGCGGATGAGCTCAACAGATCCGTCTTTTCTGAGCAATAACTCCTTGGGCCGCAGCCGGCCGTTGTAATTAAATCCCATCGCGTGCCCATGGGCGCCGGTGTCATGAAGGATCAGAATGTCTCCGTCATCAATCGCGGGAAGCTCTCTTTGCACGGCGAATTTGTCATTATTCTCGCAAAGAGAGCCCACCACATCGGCCGTGAGTGTTTTGGGCATCTGTTCTTTGCCAAGCACGCTGATGTGGTGATACGCATCATAAAGGGCGGGTCTCATCAGGGCGGACATGCAGGCATCCACGCCGATATAGGTGCGATAAATTTCCTTCCGGTTAATGGCTGTTACCACCAGCGCGCCATGAGGGCCGGTCATGTACCGCCCGCTTTCCATATAGAGCGCGGGCGCATACCCGTTGCGACGTTTAAAATCCTGAAAACAAGCCGTGATTTCCGCTCCCATGGCCGTTAAATTCAATGGCGTTTGCTCCGGCCGATAGGGAATGCCGAGTCCGCCACCGATATTGATGAACTCGAACCGAATACCAAGGGCAGCGGATATGCGTTCCACTTCTTCGAGCAGCATTTGCGCGGTCTGAACCATATAGGTGTGGTTCAGTTCGTTTGAGGCCAGCATGGTGTGAAGACCGAACCGTTCGCCCCCTCTTTCCCGGGCCGCTCGATAGGCATCCACCAATTGCGCATGGCTGACCCCGTATTTGGCCTCCGTGGGATTTCCGATAATGGAATTGCCGGTCCGGCGGTCCCCGGGATTGTACCGAAAACAAATCAGCTTCGGCATGTTCGGCACTTTGGGCACCAGGCTGATATCATCTAAGTTCAAGATACTGCCGCCGTCGGCCGCCGCCGCCTCGAACTCATTCAGGGCGGTATTATTGGAAGTAAACATGATATCTTCGCCGACCGCGCCGGTATTTCGACTGAGCAGCAATTCAGCAATCGAACTGCAATCAAACCCGAATCCGATTTGCTTCATCAAGTCAAGAATTTTCGGATTCGGCAGCGCTTTGACGGCATAATACTCCCGGAAACCGGCAACACCTGAAAACGCTTTTCGAAGCCTTTCACCGGTCTCCAGAATACCGGCTTCATCATAGATATGAAACGGTGTCTTAAAATGCGAGACAATCCGCGGCAGCAAGGGGAACAAACGGTCCTGAAACGAGTTGGACATGGGCATGAAAATTATTCTCCTTTCAGCGCGCTTTTGATCCGGGCCATGGCCTGCTGAACATTTTCAAAGCTGTTAAACGCGCTGATGCGGATATACCCCTGTCCACATTTGCCGAAGCCGACGCCGGGCGTGCAAACGACACCCGCCGTGTTTAACAGAAGATCAAAAAATTCCCAGGAATCCCTTTTGCCGTCAATCCAGATATAGGGGGAATTTTCGCCACCGGCGCAATCATAGCCCAGCGCGCCGATCTCTTCGCGAATCAGGGCCGCATTTTTCATATAATACTGAATCAACGCCTTTACTTGCGTCTTTCCCTCCTCGCTGTAAACCGCTTCGGCCGCGCGCTGCACCGGGTAGGAGACACCGTTGAACTTGGTGCTGTGCCTGCGGTTCCACATGGCATGAAGCGCGTGTTTTCCGCCGGTTGCATCATAGGCCATGCATGCTTTGGGAACCACGGTGTAGGCGCACCGGGTGCCCGTAAAGCCGGCGGTTTTGGAGAAGCTTCGAAACTCCACGGCCACCTCCCCCGCCCCTTCAATTTCATAAATGGAGCGCGGCAGGGTATCATCTTTGATGAACGCCTCATACGCCGCATCAAAAAGGATGAGCGCCTCGTGTTGCCGCGCATAATCCACCCATTCCGTTAATGCCGCCCGGCTGATCGTGGCGCCCGTGGGGTTGTTGGGAAAACATAGGTAGATCAGATCCACGGGGGTATCGGGCAGCTTCGGCACAAACCCGTTTTCCGCCGTGCTTTCCAGGTAAATGAGATTCTGAAAGCGGCCGTCTTCAAATTGGCCGGTTCTGCCGGCCATGACATTGGTATCCAGATAGACCGGGTAAACCGGATCCGGCAACGCGATTCTGATATCCGCCGCAAAGAGTTCCTGAAAGTTGCCGGTGTCGCATTTGGCGCCGTCGCTCACGAACACCTCATCCGCTTCAATGTGCGCGCCATAGGCCTGAAAATCGTTTTTCGCGATCTTCTCTCGCAGAAAATCGTACCCCTGCTCCGGGCCGTACCCGCGAAACCGCGTGTCATCCGCCATTTCATCCACGGCCCGGTGAAACGCCTCGATACAGGCGGGCGGCAAGGCCCGGGTCACATCCCCGATGCCGAGTTTAATAATCGATTTTTCGGGGTTTGCGGCCTGAAACGCCGAAACCCGTTTGGCAATCTGAGAAAAAAGGTAGGATGCCTGCAACTTCAGATAATTTTCATTGATTTTGATCATCGTCTCATTCCCTTATGCTACATTTAAAAAAGACGGAAAACCACGGGCGCAAGTTTCAACCGCACGCCTGTCCATCCGCCGATTATCTTCACGTCTGCGCGGGCTGCAACGCGTCCAATGGAATGCGGCTGGTCTCTTTGAAGGTTTCAAGGACCATATGCGTTTGCGTCTTCTCAACTCCCGCCATGGCACCGATACGGTTTTGAATCAGAGCGGCCAGCGTCCGGTGATCCGCAACCCGAACCTTTAGCAAAAAGCCATCACGGCCCGCAATATAATGAACCTCCTGAACTTCCGGAATTTCCGAAAATCGCTCACTATAAGAAATCGCAGCCGGCCCGGGCGCGACCCGAACGAAGACAAATGCCACAAGGCTTCTGCCCAGAAGATCAGGATTGAGCCGAACCTCATACCCGTCAATGAATCCTTGTTTCTCAAGCTTTCGAATACGCTCGAGAACCGCCGATGGCGCCATACCGACCAGCCGGGCCACCTCCACGTTCGGAATGCGGGCCTTTTCCTGAAGTATCTTTAGAATCTGAAAGCTGATTTCGTCAATCATTCTTTATTACCCTTATTTTTTAGTCTTATCGACAACTATTTATCTTATGTCAAGAATTTAATTCTGCTAATAAGGATATTATCAGAAATACTGACAGATTCGCCCCAAAAGCTGCCTGCATATATATTACCCGGTCGCTTCTCAATAAGCGAAAAAATCGGATACTTTCTAACCATTCACTTTCCGGCCTTTTTTCCGTCATTCGAGCCCCCTTGACCAATCGGCCTCGGTGCTTATGTTTCTTTACAACATGATTTCAGGCTGTTGATATTACGAAGGCCACACCAAGACAGTCCATGGCACGGCAATTGCTGTCTCAAGAAATATATCAGCAGTTGCGGATTGGGAGAAAACAGGTAAAATGAAGAGGCATCCCTTCACCCATAAAACTGAAACATCATGAGAATCCGCACTATCAGCATTCGTTAATATACATACAACTAAGGAGAAATCACATGTTGCACTTAACCGGAAGAAAAATCGTAATGGTTGCGTCACTCGTATTGACGGTGGCGTTCAGTACCTGGGCATTTGCAGCGGAGGAGTCCGTAACGGACGCGCCAAAGGCCGGCGCCATGGGGTATCACCATGGCGGCTCTCCTCACGGTAAGGGCGGGCCTGCCGATAAAGCATCCGGCATGCCATGCGGACAAAATCTCAGTAAGGAAGAAATGGAAAAAATTCAAGCCGTGTGTGAACGTTTTTTTAAGGACACGGAAAGTTTGCGCATGGACATAAAATCAAAACATCTTGCCGTAAAGAGTGAATTGGCCAAGGCCGCACCGAACGGAGACAACGCTCTTGCGCTGCAAAAGGAATTATCCACCCTTGAAGCGCAACTGGATCAAAAACGCATTGTGCATTTTCTTGAAATCAAGAAAATATCCCCGACTGCCGCAATGGGTTGCATGGACGGGAGGATGAAGCGCCATATGGATAAGGGGCCGAAACAAATGAGCGGCGACTGTCCTATGATGGGCGGTCAAAGGATGGGCAGATAAGTTACCGCCCGGTGAAATAGAGTTAAGACTTTCTACCAAGGTGAAAGGGGTGTCTCATGACAAGAACAAAAGCTGTGAGCCGGCAAGTAATTTTACACCGAGCAACGATGCTGCCGATTCTGACCGTTACTCTGATGGCGTTTTTTATTCTTACATTTTATGGACCGGCCCGGGCCGCCTGGAACGACGGGGCGAACACACCGCTAAGCTTTAAGGACCTGGCGGAAAAGGCGTCCCCCGCCGTGGTTAACATTCGAACCGTCAAAACCATGAAAGGCGGCGGCCGGGTGTTTCGCCACTTTTCCCCGGGGCCATGGGGAGATAACGACCCTCGCAAAGAATTTTTTGAGCGCTTCTTCGGCCCGCAGCAACAGCAGGAATACAAGCAAAGAAGTCTCGGCTCCGGATTCATCGTCAGCTCCGACGGGTATATCGTCACCAACAATCATGTGGTAGAGGATGCCGACGAAATCCGTGTCATATTGAAGGATGGAAAAGAATATGATGCCACTATCGAGGGAAGGGATTCCAATACGGATCTGGCGCTCATCAAAATAAAATCCGGTGATTCTCTCCCCAACCTTCCGCTGGGGAATTCCGACCACCTGAACGTCGGAGAGTGGGTCGTCGCCATCGGCAGCCCCTTCGGGCTGGAACAAACGGTTACAGCGGGCATCATCAGCGCCAAGGGCCGGGTCATCGGCTCCGGACCGTATGACGATTTTCTTCAGACGGATGCATCCATCAACCCGGGGAACAGCGGTGGGCCATTACTGAACATGAACGGAGAGGTGGTCGGTATCAACACCGCCATTATCGCCAGTGGGCAAGGTATCGGTTTTGCCATCCCGGTCAACATGGCGAAAGGTATTATTGACCAGTTAAAACAACATGGCGAAGTGGTTCGGGGCTGGCTTGGGGTTCAAATACAGGATCTTACGGAAGAGCTTCGGGAATATTACAACGTCAAGGATAAAAAGGGGGCGCTGGTGCTCGAAGTCATCAAAGGAGATCCGGCCGATAAAGCGGGTATCAAGGCCAAGGACGTTATCAGCGAAGTTAACGGAAAACCCATTGAATCCGTCCGCGATCTGACCCGAACCATCGCGGAAATTCCCGTAGGTGAAACCGCTGCGGTCAAGGTGATCAGGGGCGGGAAGGAAAAAATGATTAAGGTGCATATCGCCAAAAGAGAAGATCAAAAGGCCAGTGCCCAGTCATCCATGGATAAAACGGATGATGATTTAGGCCTCCGCGTAACGGAAATCACACCGGAAATGGTGAGTCGCTATCAATTGCCCGAAAATGAAGGCGTTATTATTACGCAGATTTCGCCGGACAGCAAGGCGATGCAAGCCGGTTTGCAGGTAGGTGATGTGATCAAGGAAATCAACCACCGTGAAATAAAAACCCAGAAAGACTACGAAGATGCCCTGACCGCTGCCGAGTCGAGCAAGGAAATCAGCATGTTTGTCCGCAGGCAAAATGCCGGCTTTATTGTCATTAAAATCCGCCGGTAGCTAAAAAGTGCCATCGGTTTAACCGGTTCAGTCGCAACCGCGGCTGAACCGGTCTGATGTTAACCTTCCGGTCCCTGCCCCTTTCGGCGCGCGGCAACAAAAGCAGCCACTCCGAACAGGCCGAAAATATAACCGAGGCCCGCAAAAACGTCTTTGATTCCCGGTTTATTAAGGTCTGATCGCAACGCCGCGATTTCCCGCTGAATACGCCGCAATTCGCCGGACAACTTGCTGTTTTGCGCCTTTATTAGCGTCATGACCGCTTGCGAGTCCTCATCCGGCGGACTTTGCGCCAAAAGGAAACTCGGGGGAACCACTAGAAAGAGGCACAACCCGCCGATGATAATACCTCTTTGAATCGTTGTCATTTCCCGGCCTCCACTTCGGCTTTTTTCAGTTTAAAGCTGTTTTTGTGTCCCATACCCGCTTCAATCACTATATTCAAATCATCGACTTTCGGAATGGCAAACCCGAACAGCCCCTCTTTATCGGTCGCACCTTCCAGGAGCAGATTGTCCCGGCTGTCATAAACCAGCACTTTGCCGCTTTCCACCGGTTTTCCATCCGGAAAGTAGCTCTCGGTGTAAACCTTCCCACCTTCAGCGTAGGCAAAAAGGTTCACCTTGTGCGCCAGCGCGATGCCATCGGCCACCAGCAGCATAACCGCCGAAACAAGAAGATAAGTTAAACGCTTCATCACACCCTCCTTAAACCTTAAATCCATTGGCGGCTCAGAACATGAGCACCCCACACATCAAGTGCAGGGCGCCAAATAAAGGGATTTAAAAACCGGCCGTCGCTATTTCATATCCCGGGTATGCACCCAATAGACGGCACCGATCTCAACGCCCTTTTCCTGTCCATCGTGCTTCAGCTTCCAATCGGCTTCGGATAGGGCCGCAAACCCCCACCAGCCGGCCCTTGGCATGGCATAGCTGAAAACGCCATTGACATCGGCCTTGACCACTTGCGTCACATAAGGATCCGCCGGCGGAACAACAGCGCTGACATTTTCAGGGGATGCGTTCAGATACTCGATCTCGACCTCGGCAAAGGGAACCGGCTTGCCCTTAAGCAGTACCTGTCCGGTGAACAGATTCCCGGTCCATAACCCGTATGGCCGGGTAAACGGAATGATCTCCGTTTCCAACCCCACCGGCATATCCCATCCTTCCTCCAGCCCCAGCGCATTCACACAGACCTTGGTATAATGAATGATAAAGACGTCCTCGGCAGGTTCCCAATAAGGCGTGGGTTTCACATAGAAGGTATAGTCTCCGGGCCTGCGAATCTGGAAATCAGTCGTCCAAAAGGTAAATTTTTCTTTCTGGTCTGGGCCGTTCCCTTTGGCAGTCTGAAGCGTGCCCAGCAAATCGGCCTTTTTGCCGTCATGAACCACGCCGAACTGTTCGGGCCTGACCATCTCCATGTAATGGCCCTCCAGGGGATGAATGAACTTGACCTGAAGGGTCAAGGTTTTGGTGTCCTCCTGGGTCACGATGTCATCAGCGGGTGTGATCGTGCCAAAATGAGCCGACGCCTGATTGGCAGCCAACCATATAACCGTTATGATCACGACGAATAAAATGGGATTTTTTGAGTGCTTCATACCTGCCTCCTCTATCATTAATCGGGGTTGTGGTTCAATTTATTTGGAAATGATCGTTCGTTGCTAAAACTCAATTGCAAGCTGCGCGATAAAAGAATCCGTCTCCTGAGCATCCTCTTCGAATTCTCCTCGCAAATATTCAAGGGCAAGATGGGTGTTTTTAAAGAACCCCCAATTCGCGACCGCACCATACTGGGTTTCCGGCAAAAATTCCGCGCCGCCGTCTTTCGATCCGCCATAACGGGCCGCCACTTCAATGTTTTCGACAATCGAAAAACCCAATTCCACATGCCAGGCAGAGGGCTTTCGCGCCGTCGTATCAGCCGCGTCATATAATTCTCCGGCATCGAAATCATCGAGAGCGGCAACGTACTCCCCGATGATCTTAAAACGCGCCAGCAACTCAAATACAACAAATGCGCTCCAGCCGCCGACAAGGTCATTGACAGCATCGACCGCAACCGATTCGGATAAATTATCCGACGAGGCCAGATTCGAAATGTAGGAGGCGCCAACCGTTAGAGATTCGATAGGCCGGGCGGAAATGGCGGCGACAAAGCTATCGATCCTGTCGTCATCGCCGCTTTCATCAATTTCACCGTTGAATGCACCCACGCAGATATCGATCATTTCACCGCCGATGCGGTACCCGGCCACCACGGCCCCCTCGTTGGTCTCACCCAGAATCAATGGGTTCGGATCGGTCACAAAATGCGTT from the Desulfobacterales bacterium genome contains:
- a CDS encoding Lrp/AsnC family transcriptional regulator, whose amino-acid sequence is MIDEISFQILKILQEKARIPNVEVARLVGMAPSAVLERIRKLEKQGFIDGYEVRLNPDLLGRSLVAFVFVRVAPGPAAISYSERFSEIPEVQEVHYIAGRDGFLLKVRVADHRTLAALIQNRIGAMAGVEKTQTHMVLETFKETSRIPLDALQPAQT
- a CDS encoding LbtU family siderophore porin is translated as MKEILWLSCLLLVCTHAMPVMAQNTIPEDSAEQITQAGGVKSLEDRVSNLEKAISPAVTGDNWFDRVQISGLVEVEAGYEKIDFTDSAAEDEGTGDVDLATVELAVDAKISDHIEGHVLFKYEEEDVFVDEGFITLNGTEAFPAYLIAGRQYIPFGNFETHFVTDPNPLILGETNEGAVVAGYRIGGEMIDICVGAFNGEIDESGDDDRIDSFVAAISARPIESLTVGASYISNLASSDNLSESVAVDAVNDLVGGWSAFVVFELLARFKIIGEYVAALDDFDAGELYDAADTTARKPSAWHVELGFSIVENIEVAARYGGSKDGGAEFLPETQYGAVANWGFFKNTHLALEYLRGEFEEDAQETDSFIAQLAIEF
- a CDS encoding diaminopimelate decarboxylase is translated as MPMSNSFQDRLFPLLPRIVSHFKTPFHIYDEAGILETGERLRKAFSGVAGFREYYAVKALPNPKILDLMKQIGFGFDCSSIAELLLSRNTGAVGEDIMFTSNNTALNEFEAAAADGGSILNLDDISLVPKVPNMPKLICFRYNPGDRRTGNSIIGNPTEAKYGVSHAQLVDAYRAARERGGERFGLHTMLASNELNHTYMVQTAQMLLEEVERISAALGIRFEFINIGGGLGIPYRPEQTPLNLTAMGAEITACFQDFKRRNGYAPALYMESGRYMTGPHGALVVTAINRKEIYRTYIGVDACMSALMRPALYDAYHHISVLGKEQMPKTLTADVVGSLCENNDKFAVQRELPAIDDGDILILHDTGAHGHAMGFNYNGRLRPKELLLRKDGSVELIRRAETVADHFATLNFEPNVFNPVES
- a CDS encoding DUF4198 domain-containing protein, translated to MKHSKNPILFVVIITVIWLAANQASAHFGTITPADDIVTQEDTKTLTLQVKFIHPLEGHYMEMVRPEQFGVVHDGKKADLLGTLQTAKGNGPDQKEKFTFWTTDFQIRRPGDYTFYVKPTPYWEPAEDVFIIHYTKVCVNALGLEEGWDMPVGLETEIIPFTRPYGLWTGNLFTGQVLLKGKPVPFAEVEIEYLNASPENVSAVVPPADPYVTQVVKADVNGVFSYAMPRAGWWGFAALSEADWKLKHDGQEKGVEIGAVYWVHTRDMK
- a CDS encoding DegQ family serine endoprotease is translated as MTRTKAVSRQVILHRATMLPILTVTLMAFFILTFYGPARAAWNDGANTPLSFKDLAEKASPAVVNIRTVKTMKGGGRVFRHFSPGPWGDNDPRKEFFERFFGPQQQQEYKQRSLGSGFIVSSDGYIVTNNHVVEDADEIRVILKDGKEYDATIEGRDSNTDLALIKIKSGDSLPNLPLGNSDHLNVGEWVVAIGSPFGLEQTVTAGIISAKGRVIGSGPYDDFLQTDASINPGNSGGPLLNMNGEVVGINTAIIASGQGIGFAIPVNMAKGIIDQLKQHGEVVRGWLGVQIQDLTEELREYYNVKDKKGALVLEVIKGDPADKAGIKAKDVISEVNGKPIESVRDLTRTIAEIPVGETAAVKVIRGGKEKMIKVHIAKREDQKASAQSSMDKTDDDLGLRVTEITPEMVSRYQLPENEGVIITQISPDSKAMQAGLQVGDVIKEINHREIKTQKDYEDALTAAESSKEISMFVRRQNAGFIVIKIRR
- a CDS encoding periplasmic heavy metal sensor; this encodes MLHLTGRKIVMVASLVLTVAFSTWAFAAEESVTDAPKAGAMGYHHGGSPHGKGGPADKASGMPCGQNLSKEEMEKIQAVCERFFKDTESLRMDIKSKHLAVKSELAKAAPNGDNALALQKELSTLEAQLDQKRIVHFLEIKKISPTAAMGCMDGRMKRHMDKGPKQMSGDCPMMGGQRMGR
- a CDS encoding LL-diaminopimelate aminotransferase, with the protein product MIKINENYLKLQASYLFSQIAKRVSAFQAANPEKSIIKLGIGDVTRALPPACIEAFHRAVDEMADDTRFRGYGPEQGYDFLREKIAKNDFQAYGAHIEADEVFVSDGAKCDTGNFQELFAADIRIALPDPVYPVYLDTNVMAGRTGQFEDGRFQNLIYLESTAENGFVPKLPDTPVDLIYLCFPNNPTGATISRAALTEWVDYARQHEALILFDAAYEAFIKDDTLPRSIYEIEGAGEVAVEFRSFSKTAGFTGTRCAYTVVPKACMAYDATGGKHALHAMWNRRHSTKFNGVSYPVQRAAEAVYSEEGKTQVKALIQYYMKNAALIREEIGALGYDCAGGENSPYIWIDGKRDSWEFFDLLLNTAGVVCTPGVGFGKCGQGYIRISAFNSFENVQQAMARIKSALKGE
- a CDS encoding carboxypeptidase regulatory-like domain-containing protein, which translates into the protein MKRLTYLLVSAVMLLVADGIALAHKVNLFAYAEGGKVYTESYFPDGKPVESGKVLVYDSRDNLLLEGATDKEGLFGFAIPKVDDLNIVIEAGMGHKNSFKLKKAEVEAGK